The sequence below is a genomic window from Fibrobacterota bacterium.
TCGGGCGCAAGATCCGCGTAGCTAATGGAGTGACCCTCGGCCGCAACCCCGAGAATTCCGTTTGCTTTTCCGGACCGGACGGGACCCTCGTTTCCGGCAAGCACGCGGTGATCGAGAAGCGGGGCGAAGTCCTGATGCTCCGCGATCTGGGTAGCACCAATGGCACTTACGTTAACGGGCAGCAGATCGCCGAGCATGCCCTCTACGTGGACGAGGTCGTGAGCCTGGGCGTATCGGGCCCCAAGATGCGCCTGGTCGATCGCGCCGGCGCCACCGATTCCACCACCATGCGCCCGATGACCCAGCCCTTGGGAGTGAGCGCCAGCGAACCCCGGCAATTGCGGACCGAATACGAAGGCAAACGGACGCCGGGCAAGGCCGCCGTCCCGCCCGGATTCCTCAAGCCCAAGAACGGCGGCGGGGGTTTCGGAAGCGGTGACGCCGGGGATTACACTATGGGCCTGGCCCATCGGTTGAAGGACGACGAGGCCGGCAAGGGGGAATTGCAAGAGCTGATCAAGGACAAGGGCCGCGCCGAACGCATCGCGAATAGCGGGGTCCTGAGCAAGCGCGACGCGTTGATGATCAACAGCGCCGCCCAGATGCATTCGCATCAGAAGAAACGGGCCTTGCTCATCCTCGGCTCGGTTTCCTTGGTCGCCTTCATCATCGTCAGCGTCCTGCTCTACCAGAACATGGGCTACCGCGGCAAGCTCAAGCAGCAGGAAATCCTGCTGAGCGAAGCCAAGAACCTGGAATCACAGCTGGCGCAAGCGCAGAACCAGGCCGGTCCCGCCACGGACGATCACGAGAAGGCCATGCTGGTGGCCAAGCTGCGCGCCGCCGAACGCCAATTGATGAGCGTACGCTCCAACCTGAAATCCTCCGATCTCATCAACACCTACAAGAATCCGCTGGGCCGGGAGATCCACGTCATCCTCGAAGGCTTCGGCAAGCGCGATTACATCGTGCCGGACATCTTCATCAAGCAGGTCGAAAAGCACATCAACTATTTCAGCAGCAATCCCGGGGTCCGCTCCATCATCGAGCGTTCCTTGAACAACAGCCACAAATACAAGGGCATCA
It includes:
- a CDS encoding transglycosylase SLT domain-containing protein codes for the protein MPDYFLQIISGVQVGRKIRVANGVTLGRNPENSVCFSGPDGTLVSGKHAVIEKRGEVLMLRDLGSTNGTYVNGQQIAEHALYVDEVVSLGVSGPKMRLVDRAGATDSTTMRPMTQPLGVSASEPRQLRTEYEGKRTPGKAAVPPGFLKPKNGGGGFGSGDAGDYTMGLAHRLKDDEAGKGELQELIKDKGRAERIANSGVLSKRDALMINSAAQMHSHQKKRALLILGSVSLVAFIIVSVLLYQNMGYRGKLKQQEILLSEAKNLESQLAQAQNQAGPATDDHEKAMLVAKLRAAERQLMSVRSNLKSSDLINTYKNPLGREIHVILEGFGKRDYIVPDIFIKQVEKHINYFSSNPGVRSIIERSLNNSHKYKGIIEDELTRQGMPLAFFYLAMHESTLDTDIVSRTGARGLWQFMPATAREYGLRVPENWENMPTYLDQRTDPRLSTQAGVKYVKTLYAEFGDVALAMAAYNAGEGRIRKALRSIDDPINNRDFWYIYRLGVLADETNEYVPKIIATMIIDKNRARYGFPP